The region GCCGGTGAGCGTGCAGTGCCGGGGCGAATCCTTCCGCCGCTTCTTCGCGCACGTCGCGCTCGACGCGTGCCGCTTCGCCGAGGCGTACAACGGCGAACTCGGCGCGTACCGGCAGCGTACGGGCGTCCGTTCCGCCGTGCAGCCGTTCCCCGACCTGGCGTCGGACGGCGACACGGTCGAGCTGCCGTTCTGGGCACTGGCCGGCGGTGAGCGGCGCACGGTGTCCGTGCGCGTGGCCGACGGCCTGCGCGTGCTCGCGGAGACGGAGGATGTGGCCGGGTCGGCAGCCGAGCCGGGCGCCGTCGCGGCCGCTCTCGAGTCGGCAGGGGTGGCGGTGGCCCCCAAGGCGCTCGCGCTCACGATGTTCAACCGCCTGCTCGTCGCCGACCTGTTCATCCACGGCGTCGGCGGCGGGCGCTACGACGCGGTCACCGACGGCGTCGCGTCGCGGTTCCTCGGGCTGCGTCTGCCGGCGTACGCGGTCGCGTCGCTGACGATGTACCTGCCCCTCGGCGGCCGGCTCGTGACGCCGGAGGAGGTCGAGGCCGCCGAACAGCGCGTCAACGCCCTCGAGCACAACCCCGACCGGCTCCTGGCGGAGGTGGCGTTCGAGACGCCGACGGAGCGCGATGAGGCGGAGCGGCTCGCCTCGGCCAAGCGCGTGCTCGTCGAGGCCATCGCGGCGGACGGCGCCGACAGGAAGGCGCTCGGCGCCGAGATCCGTGAGGTCAACGCGGCTCTCGGCGGCCTGCTCGCGACCGTCCGCGAGGAGGCGCGCGCCGAGCGGGACCGGCTCGCCGCGCAGCGGGCCGCGTCGGACGTGCTCACCGACCGGGGCTACCCGTTCTGTCTGTGGAGCCCGCAGGAGGTCGCCGACAAGGTGCGGTGAGCGGCCACCTGTTCTCGCGCTCTTCGCCGCGACCTGCGGTCGGTGCTATCATGCTCGCGCTCCCGCAGCCGGGGGCTCACCGACTGAGAGGAATCCGAAATGGGCAAGCCGGTCGTCGATCCCGACAGCTGCACTGCGTGCGGTATCTGCGTCGATGAGTGCTCCACGGGCGCGCTGGACATGGGCGACGTCGCGTCGCTCGGCCGTCCGGACGACTGCACCGAGTGCGGTACCTGCGAGGACGTGTGCCCGAACGGCGCGATCACACTCGAGTAGCGCCGCGCACGGGTGCACCACATCGCGAAGGCCGGCCCGCTGCGGGCCGGTCTTCGCGCATCTGTCACCCGCGCGGCCCCATACGGTCCCGCGTGTACATGCGCGGCTCC is a window of Actinomycetota bacterium DNA encoding:
- a CDS encoding 4Fe-4S dicluster domain-containing protein, which codes for MGKPVVDPDSCTACGICVDECSTGALDMGDVASLGRPDDCTECGTCEDVCPNGAITLE